A section of the Triticum dicoccoides isolate Atlit2015 ecotype Zavitan chromosome 7A, WEW_v2.0, whole genome shotgun sequence genome encodes:
- the LOC119330083 gene encoding uncharacterized protein LOC119330083, which produces MATISSCSRLCGGGGGSSTAFHRRRSRPARAAVITCRRFSAVVRAAAAASATAAAPVSVVPQSKEVKLPTWAEFELGKAPVYWKTTNGLPPAPGEGLKIFYNPGTSKLTPNEQFGIAFNGGFNQPIMCGGEPRQMTLQERGKACPPIYTIRIRVPQHAMSLVFSFTNGNEWDGAYTLKFKVPKPWLDKPLSFFNEGLADELNMEGACDRAIFPDENIVITSCDIGGFYEEGGDRCKLDIVSGCMDPTSHMFDPLATIDDGSCPLDSDTEE; this is translated from the exons atgGCCACCATCTCTTCTTGCAGCCGcctgtgcggcggcggcggcggcagcagcaccgccttccaccgccgccgcagccggccCGCGCGGGCCGCCGTTATCACCTGCCGGAGGTTCTCGGCCGTCGTCCGCGCGGCCGCGGCCGCCTCTGCCACCGCCGCGGCGCCCGTGTCCGTCGTGCCACAGAGCAAGGA GGTGAAGCTTCCAACGTGGGCGGAGTTCGAGCTGGGGAAGGCGCCGGTGTACTGGAAGACCACCAACGGCCTTCCTCCAGCCCCG ggagagggCCTGAAGATATTCTACAACCCAGGGACGAGCAAGCTGACACCCAACGAGCAGTTCGGCATCGCGTTTAACG GGGGCTTTAACCAGCCGATCATGTGCGGCGGCGAGCCGAGGCAGATGACGCTGCAGGAGAGGGGGAAAGCCTGCCCCCCCATCTACACCATCAGGATCCGGGTGCCGCAGCATG CCATGTCTCTGGTTTTCTCCTTCACCAACGGAAATGAATGGGACGGGGCATACACCCTCAAGTTCAAGGTCCCCAAGCCATGGCTCGACAAGCCTCTGAGCTTCTTCAACGAG GGGCTGGCTGACGAGCTCAACATGGAGGGCGCCTGCGACAGGGCCATCTTCCCGGATGAGAACATCGTCATCACAAGCTGCGACATCGGCGGCTTCTACGAGGAGGGGGGAGACCGGTGCAAGCTGGACATCGTGAGCGGGTGCATGGACCCGACCTCGCACATGTTCGACCCGCTGGCCACCATCGACGACGGCTCCTGCCCGCTGGACTCTGATACGGAGGagtga